From the Palaemon carinicauda isolate YSFRI2023 chromosome 42, ASM3689809v2, whole genome shotgun sequence genome, one window contains:
- the LOC137633157 gene encoding early endosome antigen 1-like encodes MFTNNALRAISEYGKKYLLGGPSSEDGFQDQQPRLMELKGLRLILGGGILMRKFWAEEEKSEALEPVLDQEELDGVSEETEAVISGKDPLLSGEEEQLLLPGGTESVVSNRDVQVQVETEHRTSNRDVDVQVETEHLISNRDVDVQVETEHLISNRDVEVQVQTGPVSNTDVTVHTDGHTENEDLRRKNENMAKELANKQAVIEAHENQLADYYQSMLELKAELKMAQEKNDVQNQMESALVREKEALKQELEDKVTLDEENTMKIVQLNEELEKAKKEIEACDELKSILLAENEDLKKSNEERSFLIEELALEKIKLEKELMEDRVNDQKRSQGHQSLVEELQGEISKALVQNHELKEAVFTITKKNEGLREQLQNKVKREKNLNGKIVRMTNIEDQMKKELSAAKDVISSLLKELQKRDLENVIKEGMGDVERCETAAEDDKKVVVVKEEKQEGEDGQTRKLLIMKPKKKLKRNKVSYSWAPLGSKVPVLEKGENKVHNERTQEEKIQNN; translated from the coding sequence atgttcacaaacaacgcattgagagctatcagcGAGTACGGTaagaaatatctacttggaggtccctcttccgaagacggaTTTCAAGACCAgcaaccccggttgatggaactgaaaggactacgcctcattttgggaggtggtattctgatgaggaaattctgggccgaggaggaaaagagtgaggcactcgagcctgtcttggaccaggaggaactcgacggaGTTTCTGAGGAGACGGAAGCTGTCATCAGCGGGAAGGATCCTCtgctttccggcgaggaggaacagctgctgctgccaggaggcacaGAGAGTGTTGtctctaatagagatgtacaaGTTCAGGTAGAGACTGAACATCGtacctctaacagagatgtagacgTCCAGGTAGAGACTGAACatcttatctctaacagagatgtagacgttcaggtagagactgaacatcttatctctaacagagatgtagaagttcaggtacAGACTGGACCAGtctctaacacagatgtaacaGTTCACACAGACGGACACACCGAGAATGAAGATCTCAGACGAAAGAATGAGAACATGgctaaggaacttgccaataaacaggctgtgattgaagccCATGAAAATCAACTTGCTGATTACTATCAATCAATGCTAGAGTTGAAAGCGGAGCTGaaaatggctcaggagaaaaatgaTGTCCAAAATCAGATGGAATCAGCacttgtgagagagaaggaagctctgaaacaagagcttgaagataaagtgactttggatgaagaaaacacaatgaaaatagttcagttgaatgaggaactggaaaaggccaaaAAGGAAATCGAGGCATGTGACgagctgaaatcgatccttctggcagagaatgaagatctcaaaaaatccaatgaggaacgaagcttccttattgaagaattggctctagagaaaatcaaactagaaaaagagctgatggaggATCGTGttaatgatcagaaaagaagccaaggacaccaaagtctagtagaagagctgcagggggagatttctaaagctctagtacaaaatcatgagctaaaggaggcagtgttcacaataacaaagaagaacgaaggtcttcgagaaCAACTGCAGAACAAAGTTAAACGAGAAAAGAATTTGAACggtaagattgttcgaatgaccaacatagaagatcaaatgaagaaagaattgtccgcagcgaaggatgtcatctcttcactgttgaaggaacttcagaagagagatttggaaaacgTTATAAAAGAAGGAATGGGTGACGTTGAAAGGTGTGAAACTGCAGCTGAAGATGACAAGAAAgtagtcgttgtgaaggaagaaaaacaagaaggagaagACGGACAAACAAGAAAACTTTTGATCATGAAACCAAAGAAGAAACTAAAACGCAACAAGGTCTCttactcttgggccccccttggaTCCAAAGTCCCGGTTTTGGAAAAAggcgaaaataaggttcataacgaacgaactca